The proteins below are encoded in one region of Shewanella algae:
- a CDS encoding nucleoside recognition domain-containing protein has product MLNRVWSLFFIIALGAILLRLMSGDATVLNESVTAMFDSAKLAAEIALGLIGVLTLWMGLMRLGEKAGVVAAIAWVFEPLLSKLMPEVPRGHPAYGSVTMNLTANMLGLDNAATPLGLKAMADLQSLNPDKKTATNAQILFLVLNTSSVTLVPVTVFLYRAQQGAADPADIFLPILLSTLGSTLAGLSVVALVQRIRLLDWVVLGYGAILLGGLSAGVMYLLTLGAERIGEVSAVLGNGLLLGIIFAFVLVALLRRVAVYDEFIEGAKSGFEQSVRLIPYLLAMLLAIALLRASGALDYLLGVIAALVSHMGMDGRFIDALPTALMKPLSGSGARAMMLETMAHYGVDSFAGRLAAIFQGSTETTFYVLAVYFGAVGIRNGRHALACGLFADLAGICTAIVVCYWFYG; this is encoded by the coding sequence GTGTTGAACCGGGTTTGGAGTCTGTTCTTTATTATCGCGCTGGGAGCGATTTTGCTGCGTTTGATGAGCGGCGATGCGACCGTTCTCAATGAGTCTGTCACGGCGATGTTTGACAGCGCCAAATTGGCCGCGGAAATAGCCCTGGGATTGATTGGGGTGTTGACCCTGTGGATGGGGCTGATGCGCCTTGGGGAAAAAGCCGGAGTGGTTGCAGCCATCGCCTGGGTATTTGAGCCGCTGCTCAGCAAGTTGATGCCGGAAGTGCCAAGAGGCCACCCCGCCTATGGCAGCGTCACCATGAACCTGACCGCCAATATGCTGGGGTTGGACAATGCCGCCACACCATTGGGACTTAAGGCGATGGCGGATCTGCAAAGCCTGAACCCCGACAAGAAGACCGCCACCAATGCCCAGATCCTGTTTTTGGTGCTCAACACCTCTTCCGTGACTTTGGTACCCGTGACGGTTTTTCTGTACCGGGCGCAGCAAGGGGCGGCTGATCCTGCCGACATTTTCCTGCCGATTTTACTCTCTACCCTGGGCTCGACCCTGGCGGGTTTGAGTGTGGTGGCGCTGGTGCAAAGGATACGCTTGCTGGATTGGGTGGTGCTGGGTTATGGCGCAATACTGCTCGGCGGTCTCAGTGCCGGAGTGATGTACCTGTTGACCCTGGGAGCCGAGCGGATCGGCGAAGTCTCCGCCGTGTTGGGGAACGGTTTGCTGCTGGGGATCATCTTTGCCTTTGTGCTGGTGGCGCTGCTGCGGCGGGTGGCGGTTTACGATGAATTTATCGAAGGCGCCAAGTCGGGGTTTGAGCAGTCGGTGCGGCTTATTCCTTATCTGCTGGCCATGCTGTTGGCGATAGCCTTACTGCGCGCCTCCGGCGCGCTGGATTATCTACTCGGGGTTATTGCCGCTTTGGTGAGCCATATGGGGATGGATGGCCGCTTTATCGATGCCTTGCCAACCGCCCTGATGAAGCCTTTGAGCGGCTCAGGCGCCAGAGCCATGATGCTGGAAACCATGGCCCATTACGGCGTCGATTCTTTTGCCGGCAGGCTGGCGGCCATTTTCCAGGGTAGTACTGAAACCACTTTTTACGTGCTGGCGGTGTATTTTGGTGCCGTCGGTATCCGTAATGGCCGCCACGCATTGGCTTGTGGCTTGTTTGCCGATCTGGCGGGTATCTGCACTGCTATAGTTGTATGCTATTGGTTTTATGGCTGA
- the rsmF gene encoding 16S rRNA (cytosine(1407)-C(5))-methyltransferase RsmF has protein sequence MVQLNQNFINSIAKDLPEHLKLEDFIHFCSLPLRAALRVNTLKISVDEFLSRMRAKGWQFETIPWCPEGFWYQAGDSQPGNCIEHQQGLFYIQEASSMLPPMALLEPGMERVLDMASAPGSKTTQMAAMMANGGALFANEYSSSRVKVLHANLQRMGVSNTALTHFDARVFGQYQYESMDAVLLDAPCSGEGTVRKDPDALKHWDPQEIADIAATQRDLIDSAFLALKPGGVMVYSTCTLNSQENQAVLQYLKQKYGAAVAFESLESLFAGAEKACTAEGFLHIWPQIYDSEGFFVAKVRKLSSVARESDEPKQQKQFPFSPASAKQQQAIAAELQRLLGKTLPEGSLWIRDQEYWLFPSGFEPFIGKMRYQRIGLKLADDSKHGLKLRHEALMALGVTADKGYEVTEPEAQAYLMGRDIALDGSEKARGELVLTWGGQVLGLGKHLGNRLKNNLPRELVKDKICLS, from the coding sequence ATGGTTCAATTAAATCAGAATTTTATCAACAGTATCGCCAAGGATCTGCCAGAACATCTCAAGCTCGAGGATTTTATTCACTTTTGCAGCTTACCACTGAGAGCCGCCTTGCGGGTCAACACCCTCAAAATCAGCGTCGATGAATTCCTCTCGAGAATGCGGGCCAAAGGCTGGCAGTTCGAAACCATTCCCTGGTGCCCTGAGGGATTTTGGTATCAGGCGGGCGATAGCCAACCCGGAAATTGTATCGAACATCAGCAAGGGCTGTTTTACATTCAGGAGGCCAGCTCCATGCTGCCGCCCATGGCGCTGCTGGAGCCGGGAATGGAGCGGGTGCTAGATATGGCCTCGGCGCCGGGATCCAAGACCACACAAATGGCGGCCATGATGGCCAATGGTGGCGCGCTGTTCGCCAACGAATACTCCTCCAGCCGCGTCAAAGTGCTGCATGCCAATCTGCAGAGAATGGGGGTCAGCAATACGGCCCTGACCCACTTCGATGCCAGGGTGTTCGGCCAATACCAGTATGAATCCATGGATGCGGTGTTGCTCGATGCCCCCTGTAGCGGTGAAGGCACGGTACGTAAGGATCCGGATGCCCTCAAACACTGGGATCCACAGGAGATAGCCGACATTGCCGCCACCCAGAGGGATCTGATAGATTCCGCCTTTCTGGCACTTAAGCCAGGCGGGGTAATGGTGTACTCCACCTGTACCCTCAACAGCCAGGAAAACCAGGCCGTACTGCAATACCTCAAGCAAAAATATGGCGCTGCCGTGGCTTTTGAGTCACTTGAGTCACTGTTTGCCGGGGCGGAAAAAGCCTGCACTGCCGAGGGCTTCCTGCATATTTGGCCGCAAATCTATGACAGCGAAGGTTTCTTTGTTGCCAAGGTGCGTAAACTGAGTTCAGTGGCGCGCGAAAGCGATGAACCCAAACAACAAAAGCAGTTTCCTTTCAGTCCCGCCAGTGCCAAACAGCAACAGGCCATCGCCGCCGAGCTGCAGCGGTTGCTCGGCAAAACACTTCCCGAAGGCAGCCTCTGGATCCGGGATCAGGAGTACTGGCTGTTTCCCAGCGGCTTTGAGCCCTTTATCGGCAAGATGCGTTATCAACGTATCGGTCTTAAGCTCGCCGATGACAGTAAGCATGGGTTGAAACTGCGCCATGAAGCCTTAATGGCCTTGGGAGTAACCGCCGACAAGGGTTATGAAGTTACAGAGCCTGAGGCTCAGGCTTATCTGATGGGCCGGGATATCGCGCTGGATGGCAGTGAAAAGGCCCGTGGTGAGCTGGTATTGACCTGGGGCGGGCAAGTGCTGGGGTTGGGTAAACATCTGGGAAACCGGCTGAAGAACAACCTGCCGCGGGAGCTGGTCAAAGACAAGATCTGCCTATCCTGA
- a CDS encoding TatD family hydrolase yields the protein MLVDSHCHLDRLKAAPDPESLSQLLDAAKARGVDYFLCVNVRQKGFAEMKAKVAGFEQVFLSSGVHPLDVKEGLDLNELKRYAADPKVVAIGETGLDYFYADDTKALQQQCFEQQVALAREVAKPLIVHTRDAREDTIAILKNGGAEQCGGVLHCFTENWEMAKAAMDLGFYISVSGIVSFKNAGELRSVIRKIPKDRLLVETDSPYLAPVPHRGKENQPAFVRDVAEFVAELRGESFEELAQYTTDNFFTLFKDAAKLAAR from the coding sequence GTGTTAGTTGATTCCCATTGCCATCTCGATCGCCTCAAAGCCGCGCCGGATCCCGAAAGCCTCAGTCAGTTGCTCGATGCCGCCAAGGCTCGGGGGGTAGACTATTTTCTTTGTGTCAATGTCCGGCAAAAAGGTTTTGCAGAGATGAAGGCCAAAGTCGCCGGGTTTGAGCAGGTGTTCCTGTCATCCGGGGTGCATCCTTTGGATGTGAAAGAGGGATTGGATCTCAATGAACTCAAGCGTTATGCCGCCGACCCGAAAGTCGTGGCCATTGGCGAGACAGGGCTGGATTATTTCTATGCCGATGATACCAAGGCATTGCAGCAACAATGCTTTGAGCAGCAAGTGGCACTGGCCAGAGAAGTGGCCAAGCCTTTGATTGTTCACACCCGGGATGCCAGAGAAGACACCATAGCCATACTGAAGAACGGTGGCGCCGAACAGTGCGGCGGGGTACTGCACTGCTTTACCGAGAACTGGGAAATGGCCAAGGCGGCTATGGATCTGGGCTTTTATATTTCGGTTTCTGGTATCGTCAGCTTTAAAAATGCCGGTGAGCTAAGAAGTGTTATCCGTAAAATCCCCAAAGACAGGTTGCTGGTCGAAACCGATTCGCCTTATCTGGCACCCGTGCCTCATCGGGGAAAAGAGAATCAGCCGGCCTTTGTTCGTGATGTCGCCGAGTTTGTTGCCGAGCTCAGAGGTGAGTCCTTTGAAGAGTTGGCCCAGTACACCACAGACAACTTTTTTACCCTGTTCAAGGATGCGGCCAAACTTGCGGCAAGATAG
- a CDS encoding PilZ domain-containing protein, producing MVDLTVNFDTLHQLYRAYMPFIQPAGLFVATTEGHFLGQEIQIGYRLPGSTHVNEFQGVVVWINPLGASGGRPAGIGVKILSDPESHKHHIEKLLSRELASGDLTCTM from the coding sequence ATGGTCGATCTGACAGTGAATTTTGACACCCTGCACCAGTTGTATCGTGCTTACATGCCTTTTATTCAGCCAGCGGGCCTGTTTGTGGCAACTACCGAGGGACATTTCCTCGGTCAGGAGATACAGATAGGTTATCGTTTGCCGGGCTCGACTCATGTCAATGAGTTTCAGGGGGTCGTGGTGTGGATCAACCCGCTCGGTGCTTCCGGAGGACGCCCGGCCGGTATAGGGGTTAAAATTCTCTCGGATCCCGAATCCCACAAGCATCATATCGAAAAACTCCTCTCCAGAGAGCTGGCCTCGGGTGATTTGACCTGCACTATGTAG
- the holB gene encoding DNA polymerase III subunit delta' yields the protein MDMPWLSDAKARFMQQLHSAQMPHALLLGLSQGYGGMRLAEEIAAAALCSEPTARGECGHCKSCQLVLAGNHPDFHLLEADGKQIKVDQVRALCQDLTSTAQQGGRRVALIAQSERLNQAAANALLKTLEEPGQGTLIILQTDSTAGLLPTISSRCQRVQVKLPDNSAIQSWLAQQLPLPADVTWCLPVVGGPLKLAEVLQSDRYQTLLDYRRDWRASLLTGHLCASLLTVGEEQISDVLRVLYLVLHRELLTTEGEDPLLRARIATLAAKVMDTCNRLSQMPSVNYLALCQNYVLEYKRLKT from the coding sequence ATGGACATGCCCTGGTTGAGTGACGCCAAAGCCCGTTTTATGCAGCAACTGCACTCGGCTCAGATGCCTCATGCGTTGCTGCTGGGACTTTCCCAAGGCTATGGCGGCATGAGGCTAGCCGAAGAGATAGCCGCGGCGGCCCTGTGCAGCGAACCCACAGCTCGGGGAGAGTGCGGTCATTGCAAGAGCTGCCAGCTGGTGCTCGCCGGTAACCATCCCGATTTTCATCTTCTCGAAGCCGATGGTAAACAGATAAAAGTGGATCAGGTGCGGGCGCTTTGTCAGGACCTCACCTCCACGGCGCAGCAAGGTGGGCGGCGTGTGGCGCTTATCGCCCAAAGTGAGCGCCTCAATCAAGCTGCGGCCAATGCCCTGCTGAAAACCCTGGAAGAGCCGGGGCAGGGGACGCTGATTATTCTACAGACCGACAGCACCGCCGGGCTGCTGCCGACCATATCCAGTCGTTGTCAGAGAGTGCAGGTAAAACTGCCGGACAATAGTGCCATTCAGTCCTGGCTGGCGCAGCAATTGCCGCTGCCGGCCGATGTTACCTGGTGTTTGCCCGTCGTCGGCGGGCCGCTAAAGTTGGCAGAGGTTTTGCAGTCTGACAGATACCAGACCTTATTGGATTATCGCCGCGATTGGCGCGCCAGTTTGTTAACGGGCCATCTGTGTGCTAGTTTGTTAACAGTAGGTGAAGAACAAATCTCTGATGTACTTAGAGTTTTATACTTGGTGTTACATAGAGAGCTGTTAACCACCGAAGGGGAGGACCCCTTGCTGCGGGCGCGAATAGCGACCCTGGCTGCCAAGGTGATGGATACCTGTAATCGTCTGAGCCAGATGCCGAGTGTCAACTACTTGGCGCTTTGCCAGAATTATGTCTTAGAATATAAGAGACTGAAAACTTAA
- the tmk gene encoding dTMP kinase codes for MPQKATAKFIVIEGLEGAGKSSAIALVRDFIEKHTGRAPVCTREPGGTPLAEKIRDLVKVADASDPLCDESECLLLYAARAQLVARVIKPALAEGSWVLGDRHNLSSLAYQGGGRGLMPLVSAVSAATLGDFKPDLTLYLDIEPSLGLTRAANRGELDRIEQQELAFFERTRTTYLSLAQQDDSIAVIDASQSMAEVHKDILAVLQTKDW; via the coding sequence ATGCCACAAAAAGCCACTGCAAAATTTATCGTTATCGAGGGCCTGGAAGGCGCCGGTAAGTCCAGTGCCATCGCATTGGTGCGAGACTTTATCGAAAAACATACCGGCAGGGCACCTGTCTGTACCCGTGAGCCGGGTGGCACCCCGTTGGCGGAGAAGATCCGCGACTTGGTGAAGGTGGCCGATGCAAGCGACCCTCTATGTGACGAATCTGAATGCCTGCTGCTGTATGCCGCCAGGGCGCAACTGGTGGCCCGAGTGATCAAGCCGGCGCTGGCCGAGGGCAGTTGGGTGCTCGGCGACAGACACAACCTGTCGTCCCTGGCTTATCAGGGCGGTGGTCGGGGGTTGATGCCATTAGTCAGCGCGGTCAGCGCCGCCACCCTTGGGGACTTTAAACCAGACTTGACCCTGTATCTTGATATAGAGCCAAGCCTTGGGCTAACCCGCGCCGCCAACCGTGGTGAGCTGGATCGAATCGAGCAGCAGGAACTGGCATTCTTTGAACGCACCCGTACCACCTATCTGAGTCTGGCACAACAGGACGACAGCATAGCGGTTATCGACGCCAGTCAGAGCATGGCCGAAGTGCATAAAGATATTCTGGCTGTGTTGCAAACCAAAGATTGGTAA
- the mltG gene encoding endolytic transglycosylase MltG yields the protein MKKCLVAALAFVFTLMTLALGVGFWGYNELNRFAATKLKLDEPRELLLKRGTSFYQLGQELQNQQLLEFDWHWKLWGKLYPQMTAIRSGLYQIEPGDTPVSLLERLVAGDEKTFTLTLVEGKTIREWQAYLQTLAHLKVSDKPFIDVLEAQGDSSGLPEGKFFPDTYQYRAGTELNTLLTQSFIKMQQQLESIWQQRDQSIPLKSPYELLILASIIEKETGLAEERGKIAAVFVNRLKKRMRLQTDPTVIYGMGERFDGNITRKDLREETPFNTYRIFGLPPTPIAAPGREALLAAAHPEAVEYLYFVSRNDGSHVFSRTLAEHNRAVNQYQRKR from the coding sequence ATGAAAAAATGCTTAGTTGCGGCCCTGGCCTTTGTATTTACCCTGATGACTCTGGCGCTGGGCGTCGGTTTTTGGGGTTACAACGAACTCAACCGCTTTGCGGCCACCAAGCTGAAACTGGATGAACCCAGAGAGCTGTTGCTGAAACGAGGCACCTCCTTTTACCAGTTGGGGCAAGAGCTGCAAAATCAGCAGCTGTTGGAGTTTGACTGGCACTGGAAGCTCTGGGGTAAGCTTTACCCGCAGATGACTGCTATTCGCAGCGGTCTCTACCAGATTGAACCCGGCGACACACCTGTGTCTTTGCTGGAGCGGCTGGTGGCCGGTGACGAGAAGACATTCACCCTGACGCTGGTAGAGGGCAAGACTATTCGCGAGTGGCAAGCGTATCTGCAGACCTTGGCGCATCTCAAGGTCAGCGACAAGCCGTTTATCGATGTGCTCGAAGCCCAAGGGGATAGCAGCGGCTTGCCTGAAGGCAAGTTTTTCCCGGATACCTATCAGTATCGTGCCGGCACTGAGCTCAATACGTTGTTGACCCAAAGCTTTATCAAGATGCAGCAACAACTGGAGAGTATCTGGCAGCAGCGGGACCAGAGCATTCCGCTCAAGAGTCCTTATGAACTCTTGATCCTGGCCTCCATCATAGAAAAGGAAACCGGCCTGGCAGAGGAGCGCGGCAAGATAGCGGCAGTATTTGTCAATCGCTTGAAAAAACGCATGCGCTTGCAGACAGATCCCACAGTCATTTACGGCATGGGTGAGCGCTTTGATGGCAATATCACCCGTAAAGATCTGCGCGAAGAAACGCCATTCAACACCTACCGTATTTTTGGACTGCCGCCGACACCTATTGCCGCGCCCGGGCGGGAAGCCTTGCTGGCGGCCGCACACCCGGAAGCCGTGGAGTATCTCTACTTCGTTTCCCGCAATGACGGCAGTCATGTATTTTCCCGTACACTGGCCGAACATAACCGCGCCGTGAACCAGTATCAGAGAAAGAGATAA
- the pabC gene encoding aminodeoxychorismate lyase, translated as MTGVWVQGKEQDSVCVRDRGFTYGDGLFATMAVDARGQIAFLTEHLARLIQGALRLGFVWQASDALHLSLKRIAVANPHCCLKLQLTRGEGGRGYTPPADALITEVISLAPLPAHYPDWQQKGIALKTSAIRLGKQPRLAGIKHLNRLEQVLIKAQPLPEGFDDWLVLDCDDLLLESSMANLFLLLPNEQGKLTAYSPAMNYCGVSGVMRQQLIVALLDQGIDVQLCPIKTEMLQRARHLFISNSLLGLVDVIAVDQRSFELWPGSTPLRKALAIQL; from the coding sequence ATGACAGGCGTCTGGGTTCAGGGCAAAGAGCAGGATAGCGTTTGCGTTCGCGATCGGGGCTTTACCTATGGTGATGGCCTGTTTGCGACCATGGCGGTGGATGCCAGGGGGCAAATAGCCTTTCTGACTGAACATCTTGCCCGCTTGATTCAGGGGGCGCTGCGCTTGGGTTTTGTCTGGCAAGCATCGGATGCCTTGCACTTAAGCCTCAAGCGCATCGCCGTCGCCAATCCCCACTGCTGCCTTAAGTTGCAGCTCACCCGGGGAGAGGGCGGCCGTGGTTATACGCCGCCGGCAGACGCTTTAATCACCGAAGTCATCAGCCTGGCGCCATTGCCGGCGCATTACCCAGATTGGCAGCAAAAAGGGATTGCCCTCAAGACCTCGGCCATCCGGCTTGGCAAACAGCCTAGGCTTGCCGGTATTAAACATCTCAACCGTCTGGAACAGGTGCTTATCAAGGCGCAGCCATTGCCTGAAGGCTTTGATGATTGGTTGGTACTGGATTGCGACGATTTACTGCTCGAGTCCTCGATGGCCAATCTGTTTCTGCTATTACCTAATGAACAAGGTAAACTGACGGCGTATTCACCGGCCATGAATTACTGCGGTGTCTCCGGAGTGATGCGACAGCAGTTGATCGTGGCCTTGCTCGACCAGGGCATTGACGTGCAGCTGTGCCCTATCAAAACAGAGATGCTGCAACGGGCGCGGCACCTCTTTATCAGTAACAGCCTGTTGGGTTTGGTCGATGTTATTGCTGTGGATCAGCGCAGCTTTGAACTCTGGCCCGGCAGCACACCTCTTCGCAAGGCACTTGCTATCCAATTATGA
- the dcd gene encoding dCTP deaminase, protein MRLTDIEIEQCLDEGNIVIDPRPGIEAISGVSVDVRLGNQFRVFKDHTAPYIDLSGPKAEVQAALDRVMSEQIDIADGEAFFLHPGELALAVTYESVHLPSDIVGWLDGRSSLARLGLMVHVTAHRIDPGWQGRIVLEFYNSGKLPLALRPMMTIGALNFERLARPVARPYNTRKNAKYRDQQDAVASRISQD, encoded by the coding sequence ATGCGATTAACTGATATCGAAATTGAACAATGTCTGGACGAGGGCAACATAGTCATAGATCCCCGTCCCGGCATAGAGGCCATCAGTGGCGTGAGTGTTGATGTGCGTCTGGGTAACCAGTTTCGGGTGTTCAAGGATCACACGGCGCCTTATATAGATCTCAGTGGCCCCAAGGCCGAAGTGCAGGCTGCACTGGATAGAGTGATGAGCGAGCAGATAGATATTGCCGATGGCGAAGCCTTCTTTTTGCATCCGGGCGAGCTGGCGCTGGCGGTGACTTATGAGAGTGTTCATCTGCCTTCCGACATAGTCGGCTGGCTCGATGGCCGCTCATCACTGGCGCGTCTGGGCTTGATGGTGCACGTGACCGCGCATCGTATCGATCCGGGCTGGCAGGGGCGAATCGTGCTCGAGTTTTACAACAGCGGTAAATTACCGCTGGCACTTCGTCCCATGATGACCATAGGGGCACTGAACTTTGAGCGTCTGGCCCGCCCTGTGGCCAGACCTTACAACACCCGCAAGAACGCCAAGTATCGCGATCAGCAGGACGCGGTCGCTAGTCGGATCAGCCAGGACTGA
- the udk gene encoding uridine kinase: protein MNSPQCVVIGIAGASASGKSLIAKTIFEELCRDLGTDQIGVINEDAYYRDQSHMSMDERVKTNYDHPKALDHELLSTHLVALKQGQAVDIPCYSYAEHTRTSDTLKMTPKKVIILEGILLLTDPKLRELMDASVFMDTPLDICLLRRLTRDVAERGRTMESVISQYQKTVRPMFLQFIEPSKQYADIIVPRGGKNRIATDILKARIQHLLAK from the coding sequence ATGAATTCGCCACAGTGTGTCGTTATCGGGATAGCAGGGGCTTCGGCGTCAGGTAAAAGTTTGATCGCCAAGACCATATTTGAAGAGCTATGCCGAGACTTAGGGACAGATCAGATAGGGGTTATCAACGAAGATGCCTACTATCGGGATCAGAGCCATATGTCCATGGACGAGAGGGTCAAGACCAACTATGACCATCCCAAGGCGTTGGATCATGAACTGCTCAGCACTCACCTGGTAGCGCTCAAGCAGGGGCAAGCAGTGGATATTCCCTGCTATAGCTACGCCGAGCATACCCGCACCAGTGATACCTTGAAGATGACCCCTAAAAAGGTCATTATTCTCGAAGGTATTTTGCTGCTGACCGACCCTAAGCTGCGTGAACTGATGGATGCCAGCGTGTTTATGGACACGCCGCTGGATATCTGTCTGCTGCGGCGTCTGACCCGTGATGTGGCCGAGCGTGGCCGCACCATGGAGTCTGTGATCAGCCAGTATCAGAAAACGGTAAGACCCATGTTTCTGCAGTTTATCGAACCCTCAAAGCAGTATGCCGACATCATAGTGCCAAGGGGCGGCAAGAACCGGATTGCCACCGATATTCTCAAGGCCAGAATCCAGCATTTGCTGGCGAAATAA
- the apbC gene encoding iron-sulfur cluster carrier protein ApbC: MSSASQDYRLSDDLLGPVLAILNAFQDPYLAQGLVDAGCIRKLDLDGKRLLLTILYPYPCQTQYRDTVIALTNELSKLDAIDEVECEIGFEPFSYSALGNIAPIPNVKQVIAVASGKGGVGKSTTAVNLALALAAEGARVGILDADIYGPSIPLMLGIPTFRPVSPDGVHMTAATAHGISAQSIGFMLTDDQAAVWRGPMAAGALAQLLNETQWPELDYLMIDMPPGTGDIQLTLSQKVPVSGAVIVTTPQDIALADAKKGITMFQKVNIPVVGIVENMSFHLCPACGHKEHPFGTHGGSKIAERYQVPLLGALPLHINIREDMDNGEPTVVAAPEGEVAAIYRDIARRVGAQLAKQKNHSSISIAIADDE, encoded by the coding sequence TTGTCTTCTGCTTCTCAGGACTATCGTCTCAGTGACGATCTGCTCGGTCCGGTTCTTGCCATTCTCAATGCGTTTCAGGATCCATACCTGGCCCAGGGTTTAGTCGATGCCGGTTGTATTCGTAAGTTGGATTTGGATGGTAAAAGGCTGCTGCTGACCATCTTGTATCCATATCCTTGTCAGACCCAATATCGCGACACAGTGATCGCGCTGACCAATGAATTGTCCAAGCTCGATGCCATCGACGAGGTGGAGTGTGAGATTGGCTTTGAGCCTTTCAGTTACTCGGCCCTAGGCAATATTGCGCCTATTCCCAATGTGAAGCAGGTGATTGCCGTTGCTTCCGGCAAGGGCGGTGTGGGTAAGTCAACCACAGCGGTTAACCTGGCCTTGGCCCTGGCGGCCGAAGGCGCCAGGGTGGGTATTCTGGATGCCGATATCTATGGCCCTTCCATTCCTCTGATGCTGGGGATCCCGACATTCAGACCCGTTTCCCCTGATGGTGTGCATATGACAGCCGCCACGGCCCATGGTATCAGCGCCCAGAGCATAGGTTTCATGCTGACCGATGATCAGGCCGCGGTATGGCGTGGCCCCATGGCCGCCGGCGCTTTGGCGCAACTGCTCAACGAAACCCAGTGGCCTGAGCTGGATTACCTGATGATTGACATGCCTCCTGGCACGGGGGATATCCAACTGACCCTGTCACAGAAAGTGCCTGTTAGCGGCGCCGTGATAGTCACAACGCCTCAGGATATCGCCCTGGCCGATGCCAAGAAAGGCATCACCATGTTCCAGAAGGTGAACATCCCAGTCGTGGGTATTGTGGAGAACATGAGCTTCCATCTCTGTCCTGCCTGTGGCCATAAAGAGCATCCTTTCGGTACTCACGGCGGCAGCAAGATAGCCGAACGCTATCAAGTGCCTTTGCTGGGCGCCTTACCTCTGCATATCAATATCCGTGAGGATATGGATAACGGTGAGCCGACTGTGGTGGCCGCACCTGAGGGTGAAGTCGCCGCCATTTACCGGGATATCGCCCGCCGTGTGGGTGCCCAACTGGCAAAACAAAAGAATCACAGCAGTATTTCAATCGCAATAGCAGATGATGAGTAA